One stretch of Lytechinus variegatus isolate NC3 chromosome 17, Lvar_3.0, whole genome shotgun sequence DNA includes these proteins:
- the LOC121430622 gene encoding prolactin-releasing peptide receptor-like — MNITFFNSSDGEQVEYDGQEVSAIAVAIVYAVMGLLGVLGNTLVLFVIIVVRDLHDVANVLIGNQSLIDLLTSLLLLASFVAPLPSIPTNNPILARFLCAFWHSKYPFWSLIVASSLNLTLMTLERYYAIVFPLHYHSRTKSTKLACLVALPWLSGFAYQQYLAWFSKVEQNQCHLFLFPNNASRTGLTFGATFLELILPIIVIIYVYTAISIKLKITMIEQFQDTKKSTGSQVTSSAPNANSRIRARRNVIKIMLIVSACFVICWLPNQIIYWLYVLGVNIDLTGLIYTLSVFIAFGNMWINPFIYSFQYRRFQKGLRQVFCQWKRKHQMKSNVSVNTVSSAV, encoded by the coding sequence ATGAATATCACCTTCTTTAATTCGTCGGACGGGGAACAGGTAGAATATGATGGACAAGAAGTCAGTGCGATTGCAGTTGCCATAGTCTACGCGGTGATGGGATTATTGGGCGTCCTTGGTAATACTCTCGTTCTTTTCGTTATCATCGTCGTACGCGATCTGCACGATGTCGCTAACGTCTTGATCGGTAATCAATCTCTGATTGATCTCTTGACATCGCTCCTACTCCTGGCCAGCTTCGTTGCTCCTCTACCATCTATCCCAACCAACAACCCAATCCTTGCCCGGTTCCTCTGCGCATTTTGGCACTCCAAGTATCCGTTCTGGTCTCTGATCGTCGCTAGTTCACTCAATCTAACATTAATGACACTGGAGCGGTACTATGCTATCGTATTCCCTCTTCATTACCATAGTAGAACCAAATCAACGAAGTTGGCCTGTCTTGTAGCTCTACCATGGTTGTCGGGATTCGCCTATCAGCAGTACCTAGCCTGGTTCTCGAAGGTAGAACAGAACCAGTGTCATCTATTTCTTTTCCCGAACAATGCATCGCGGACTGGCCTTACGTTTGGAGCTACCTTCCTGGAGCTAATTCTTcccatcattgttattatttatgtaTACACAGCCATCTCTATAAAGCTGAAgattacaatgatagaacaattccAGGACACTAAGAAGTCTACTGGGTCTCAGGTAACTTCTTCAGCACCCAACGCTAACAGTCGTATTCGTGCCAGAAGGAATGTCATTAAGATAATGTTGATTGTGTCTGCTTGTTTTGTCATTTGCTGGTTACCAAACCAGATAATATACTGGTTGTATGTTCTTGGAGTCAACATCGATCTGACTGGATTGATCTATACACTGTCGGTTTTCATTGCTTTCGGTAATATGTGGATCAACCCCTTCATATATTCCTTTCAATATCGACGATTTCAAAAAGGATTGAGGCAGGTTTTCTGCCAGTGGAAAAGGAAACATCAAATGAAATCTAATGTCAGTGTCAATACCGTTTCATCGGCAGTTTGA